The following DNA comes from Flavisolibacter ginsenosidimutans.
CAAATATCGGTAACAGCGCACACTTTACAGCAATGAGTGCGGGTTTTTATGCAAGTTCCCTCATCAAATCTTCACATACGCCGGTTGACACTTTGGAGGCTTTCTTCGGCCTCAATTCGTCTTTCATCGGCAATTGTGCAAACAAATCTTTTGCGCCGGTTGTAAAGAAGTGAATGAAATCCTTTTTCGCAGAATTATCTTTTGATACGTTTACTTTTTGCGGTCATGCCTAAGAATAAAAATCCCCCGGTCTTGGCGGGGGATCAAATTACATCGCGTCTGCAAATTCTTCCTGCTTCTTACCAAAGCGGTCTTTTACTTTGCTCAAAGCATCATCGGCCTTGTCCTTTAAATCATCAACCGTTTCTTTAAAGCTTTCCGAATCGTAGATGTAGTAAACAACACCGGCTACGGCGGCGCAAACCAGGGCGCCCAACAATATTTTTTTCATGCTTAAGGGTTTTGAAAGGTGAACAATTTTGAATGAACCTCACTATTAAGGTACTCTATTTTTATAAAAATCCGTGCCAAGAGAGGAAATTGGTATATTGGGATATTGAGGTGGCCGTCGCAAACAAAATATCCCAATATCATTCACTCAACCGCTCCAGGCCGCGGCGATAATCGTATTGCAGGTCTTCGTGCATTGTTTCCAGTGCGGCTTTTATTTTTTTCAGTTGCGCAGCGTACAACATAGCCAGGGCACCGGTTTTTTGCCACGACGATTTGAGGCCTTTAAAGGCCGTGCAAAAATGAAGCAGCACTTCTACTTCTACGGTTTTGTTGCCGGCGTATCGAACGTATTTGTTCGCGATGCGCAAAATCTTTCGCAGACCTTTTTTTGCAATGTAATAGCTGTCCTTGTTCAGTGCGGCAAAACCTTCGTCTATTTCTTCGTTCACGCCTTGAATAAAGACCGGCAGGTCGTCGGCTTCAAACAACAAGAACGTAAGCAGTTCCTTGTTTTCTTTTTTGTAACGAACGAGGCGCAGGCAAAGTTCCATCAGCTCTTTCTCGTCCTTTTCTTTCAGGGCTGCTTTGATTTCTTGTACCGATGCGGCTTTCATTTGACAAAGAAATTCTTTTGCGATAACGGAAGGGAAATAGTGAGCCAGTGCGTTCGTCTGACTGTTTGCAAAGCTATTGGACGGACGCCGATAACTTTTGAACGCAACGCCGTAAACTTTCCTTCCAATCTCTTAAAACAATGCCGTATTGCTTTTGAACCTTCTCTTTGCTCATCACCGAATAAAGCGGCCGTTTGGCGGGAGTAGGAAAAGAATCGGTTGTGGTAGGCTGAACAACACAGTTTGTATGGATCTGCGCCGCAATTTCTTTTGCAAAATCAAACCAGGTAATTACACCTTCGTTGCTGAAATGATAAATGCCCGGTTGCCAGTTTGGTGATTGAACAATTTGCAAAACGGCTTCGGCCAAATCCGCCGCATAGGTTGGTGAGCCCCATTGATCAGCCACCACATTAATCCTTTCTTTTTCGTTCATCAGGCGCATCATGGTTTTCACGAAATTTTTTCCGTAAAAAGAATAGACCCACGAGGTGCGAATGATGATGGCAGCAGGATTGTTTTGCAAGGCCGCTTCTTCGCCCGCCCGTTTGCTTTCGCCGTAAACGTTAATGGGGTTAACGGCATCGTCTTCTTTCAATGGCGTTTTTCTCGTGCCATCGAAAACGTAATCGGTAGAGATGTGAATGAATTTTATGCCGTACTGTGCACAGGCCTTTGCCAGTGTGCCAACCGCCTTCGCATTAATCTGAAACGCTTCTTCTTTTTCCGATTCTGCTTTGTCAACAGCCGTGTAAGCCGCGCAGTTAATCACGAAAGAAGGCTTGTGCCTTTCAATCGTTTTTGCAATGGCGTGGTCGTCGTTCAACGAAAGT
Coding sequences within:
- the rfbD gene encoding dTDP-4-dehydrorhamnose reductase → MADKQTILVTGSNGQLGSELKYLSAQFTAYNFVFLTRSELSLNDDHAIAKTIERHKPSFVINCAAYTAVDKAESEKEEAFQINAKAVGTLAKACAQYGIKFIHISTDYVFDGTRKTPLKEDDAVNPINVYGESKRAGEEAALQNNPAAIIIRTSWVYSFYGKNFVKTMMRLMNEKERINVVADQWGSPTYAADLAEAVLQIVQSPNWQPGIYHFSNEGVITWFDFAKEIAAQIHTNCVVQPTTTDSFPTPAKRPLYSVMSKEKVQKQYGIVLRDWKESLRRCVQKLSASVQ